In Pristiophorus japonicus isolate sPriJap1 chromosome X, sPriJap1.hap1, whole genome shotgun sequence, the genomic stretch CGCTCCCTGCCCATTGTTGCACATGCAGGATGGTCACCGGGACAGCTGGCACCTGCAGGGCTGTCGCCCACCTGAGCTGGGCATGAAATCTTTTCTTGCAACCGTTTCCTCCTAACGGGTTTCCCACAAAAGGTGTATGTGTCTTTTGCCAATTAAATTGCAAACTATCTCGAGCAACAAAACCTCTCCAACATTTTGTGTGTAACTCCGCTTGCTTTAAATCATGGTCCAGAACCTAAGCGATTGCAGACACTTAACAACATGAGATGCATTGTGAGCCGTTGCTCCGACTTCTGCTGGGCTGGGCCCCGGATCGCTCAGGTAATGTCCATTCTCAAACCCTTTTTATGCGTAGCGCAGCAGTTCAGAGGCTTGAGTGGCAGTGCGAGCTGGGaggccacagtaacaatgacccatGCTGCTGGGTTCCCTATCTGCTCCGGGTCGGTGGGCACCAACGAGGAACGAATCCGAGGGAGAGTCATTCTTGGGCCCCCTCGCTCACATTGCCTCGCAGTTCAGAGCGGCTTTGGCAGAAGACTGGCGTAGGCAACCCACACTGTAACCAAGGGAGACCTTAGGAATGGGGGTAGAATTTGAAGTGTACCTTTAATTCGCTTCCCCCGCCCCTCCACAGCTTGCCTCCCTCCTCTCCTGACTCTTTCTGAGGTACAGCTACACATGTGACTTCAAGAGAGGAAGCGGGAAAAAGACCGGAGCGGGGAATGAGGAGGAAAGAAAAGATTGACAGAGTGACTTTGAAATCAGCCTATCACAGCTCCTGATGGTGTTGCCAGAGCATTGTAGGTGAAACATGAAGTTCATTTCATTCACTTTTCTGACTGAACTATTGACATTTTTCTCTGCAGAATTACCTGGTGACCTTCGGCTATATGGATAAAGCAGCTGAGAAGTCGGACACACCAGTGGTGCAGCGGGAAGATTTCATCGAAGCACTCAGGTAGTGGGCTTGTTTTCATTCTCTTCGCTCTCTCACCTTCCTCTTGACTTGGTTAGTcgttctctctccgtgctctcggcTGATTGTTTTCTGTACAGACTCCCATGTTTGGCTCCACGATCTGCTGGCCCTGTGAAGCTGGAACCAAGCCAGCGCCGTGTGGATCAAATGATACAGAAAGCCAAAAGCAATGATCGAAATATTTAGAGGAGCATTTGTTTTGCGCTTCGAGGTTACAGAAGCATCCTCAGTACGGTCAGACCGACTGACCCTCAGAGAGAGGCCTCTTCACTTCAAGGAGTTCCCACTGTCTGGAATACCCTTCCCATTGAGTTCCCACTGTCTGGAATACCCTTCCCATTGAGTTCCCAATGTCTGGAATCCTCTTCCCATTGAGCTCCCACTGTCTGCAATCCTCTTCCCATTGAGTTCCCGCTGTCTGCAATCCTCTTCCCATTGAGTTCCCACTGTCTGGAATACCCTTCCCATTGAGTTCCCGCTGTCTGGAATACCCTTCCCATTGAGTTCCCACggtctggaattctcttcccattGAGTTCCCATTGTCTGGAATACCCTTCCCATTGAGTTCCCACTGTCTGGAATCCTCTTCCCATTGAGTACCCACggtctggaattctcttcccattGAGTTCCCACTGTCTGGAATACCCTACCCATCGAGTTCCCGCTGTCTGGAATACTCTTCCCATTGAGTTCCCACTGTCTGGAATACCCTTCCCATTGAGTTCCCGCTGTCTGGAATACCCTTCCCATTGAGTTCCCACTGTCTGGAATACCCTACCCATTGAGTTCCCGCTGTCTGGAATACCCTTCCCATTGAGTTCCCACTGTGTGGAGTCCTCTTTCCATTGAGTTCCCACTGTCTGCAATCCTCTTCCCATTGAGTTCCCGCTGTCTGGAATACCCTTCCCATTGAGTTCCCACTGTCTGCAATCCTCTTCCCATTGAGTTCCCGCTGTCTGGAATACCCTTCCCATTGAGTTCCCACTGTCTGCAATCCTCTTCCCATTGAGTTCCCACTGTCTGCAATCCTCTTCCCATTGAGTTCCCGCTGTCTGGAATACCCTTCCCATTGAGTTCCTACTGTCTGCAATCCTCTTCCCATTGAGTTCCCACTGTCTGCAATCCTCTTCCCATTGAGTTCCCACTGTCTGGAATACCCTTCCCATTGAGTTCCCACTGTCTGCAATCCTCTTCCCATTGAGTTCCCACTGTCTGGAATACCCTTCCCATTGAGTTCCCACTGTCTGCAATCCTCTTCCCATTGAGTTCCCGCTGTCTGGAATATCCTTCCCATTGAGTCCCCAtggtctggaattctcttcccattGAGTTCTCACTGTCTGCAATCCTCTTCCCATTGAGTTCCCAtggtctggaattctcttcccattGAGTTCCCACTGTCTGCAATCCTCTTCCCATTGAGTTCCCGCTGTCTGGAATACCCTTCCCATTGAGTTCCCGtggtctggaattctcttcccattGAGTTCCCACTGTCTGGAATACCCTTCCCATTGAGTTCCCGCTGTCTGGAATACCCTTCCGATTGAGTTCCCAtggtctggaattctcttcccattGAGTTCCCACTGTCTGGATCCCATTCTCCAAGTCTGACGACAGGGGGCATCACAGCCGAGTCCAATGCTGTCCTCACCTGAAGTCGACACCTCCAACAGGTCACGGGGTcgcgatcaggaaccctggctgcttttcCCCATCCGAGGCCAGGAGCACTGCGCTCAATTGTAGGCTATTCGATTGTAGGGAGCATCACATTTCCTGAGACGCAGACGTCCCTGAAAAGCAGCGTAGCAGTGCTGCTAATAGTGGAGCTGTTTTATCACGATCAGAAATGACTGCGTTTTGTTGCTTATTGGGAATTCTTGTTAATTACTCAGATTATTGCAGTTTTTGGACTAGTCATTAAAAATAATGACTGGAATTTTCTTGTCACAACTCCACTCAACAAAAACCACGTGCCCGAGGTAACGCTGAAAACATCCAGGCTGGTTATCCAGCAGTATATTTTCATTCCAGGCCCTTTTGCCGTACCACAGTGCCAGAGACTGCAGGCGCCTGGCTCTTTTGCCGTCAGTGAAGCTCCCGAATGTAAAGGACTGACTGGACCACTGTTGAGCTGATGGCAGAGGCCACCCACTTCGGGAGTCACTCTTCCAGGAACCAAACGGTGCCTTTAAAAGCTCCTGAGCGCCTTCAGCCCTTGGTCAGATAACCTGTTGTTTTTGTGGCACTTCAGTTGTGAAAGATTGGCCACCCCTGGACTGGAGGCTAGAGGTGAGAACGTGATCACCACATCAGACCagcaatctgtcctcgtagcttgTCCAGGAACTCCAGGCTCTTAGACTACTTTCTTGTTCTTTTTCGTCTCATTGCTTTAAacatcagattacacacacactcagttgcggcaatgcaggatcaggtctttattgaaaCATCATACTTCACAAAATCAGTATGAGAGCTGTGTGAGACAACGCACTATCCACCATTCCAGTATGAGCTGTTAAACAGTGATTCACTCACCTCTCTTGTATGAAATTTCATCTTTGATCCCATTCCATGCATACCATCAATAAAGTAGTGTACATCACAGATACATACCGATGGCAACAGAATAACAACATAAACTACAACAAACACGCACTTAGTTGTTCTAATTATTTTATTGCCATGACCAGAAGTAACCTGACTGTCGTCATAAACTCTTCCCGTTCCCATAGACACAAGTGACCAAACTGACATTTTCCAGACCATCTGGCTGAATGACTCTTACACATTCGACTATTTTACTTTCCTGTGAAGATAGCCGTGCTTTTAGGCCCGTTTACACAATTTACCACACACGCTGGCTTCTTCTCCGACCAACAAGCAGATTAACTGCTCATCAACCTGGCTGTTTGAGGGAAGTTGCTGGTGCGGACTGGATGCTGCAGCCGCCTATGTGATAGCGGTCACTCCACTTTAGAAGGATTTATGTGAGGTACTTTGAGGCCGGGTGGAGAGAAGATTTTGGGGTGTGCCCCCGCGGTACTCCCAGGTGCACTCCCAGCGGGCAAGGAACTGTCAGGAGCACAGAAGTGGAAAATTTACCCTTGTGTAAGAGCAATCTCTGTTACATTGTTACAGGAGAGCGAGATAGGTGTCAGAAGGTACGGAAGCTATATTGAAGACTCAATGAGATTGCTACCTGCAGATCACTCCTGGCTATCCAGCATTGTGTCATTTTCTTAACGGTCCCGTTTTTTGAACAGATTCCAAAGTGTAATCTCTTGCCTATTTTTAATTAAAATAAATCTTGCTTTGAACATTCTTTTTAGCTGTAATGGTCCTTAGTCGCAGATCCCAAAGGCTCGACCAGTTCCTGAATTCTGGAGGAGGAGGCTCTCAATCCCACTCTCATGAGGCTGTACGAAGAGGCTGATAACTCTGGTCTTCATTGTTGAAACGCCAGCTGTAACACATGCAAACAGTTACTGGGCTTCAGCCCAGTATTACTTCTGTTTCCCCAGTACTGAGTAGCCGTCGGATACTTTGTTTGGCAGGTATCGCACGATATTGTTCACATTCCCTCGAGTGAACCTGACCTGTTTTGGCAAATGATCCGGAATTCCTGTTTCTTCAGGAGCATAACGATGAAAGggctgggcacagtattcagcctGTTTGTTCAGCCGGGAAAGCTGAGGAACTGGTCCCACTCATTGTTCTCACGACCGTATATGGACGTCCTGTATATTCAGCAGGGCAAGGATTTAAACAGCATAACATGCATGCGTCGACTTGAACAGCGGTAAAAGTAGCGTGGTGAAGGGCGATAGCAAACTGGCAGCCCCTTTCATGCCCTGCCCCAATTTTTTTCCCCTTGGCTTTAATGCGAAACAAAATCGGGCACGGAGTAAATTGGGCTGACAGTTCGCCAAAGCTCATTTCAGCACGACTGGCAAAGACCAACTTCAACCCCATAGTCTTCAAAATCCGCAAGTATTTATGCATGTATGTCGGCATGCAACGAGATGTCTAAGGGAGCAGAACGATCAGCCAGGCATCCTACTCTTGATCGCTTTTGAGTAAACTGCGCCTGTGTGTGGAAGTCTGGTCAGAATATGATGCCTCCTGCAGTTGAACAGCCTGCTGGCGATCACTGCTTAGGCTCACACATAAAGAAAGGGAAAAGTGCCTGTagaacacaaaagacatcaagggatagggggaaaaagcgggaatatggtgttgagatagaggatcagccatgatcatattgaatggcggtgcaggctcgaagggccgaatggcctactcctgctcctattttctatgtttctattagaaccGTAACCCAGCAGAAACAGCGGCTTTGTGGAGGGGACGGTGGGGAAAACACAAGGAAATCAGTTATTGAGCAAATTGAAATGAGCTTCATCCAGCGTTCCAACACAGTGAAACAGAGATCAGCCAAAAGGTTCTGCGTTGAaatttcccccccccttttttttcctgtcctttctctctttcttcctctcacCCTCCCGTGCCACCTTCATTCTCACATTCCCACCCTGTGTCTCCAGGTCCGCGCAGGCGATGTTCGGCCTGCCCCTCACCGGAACTTTGGACAGAAACACGCTGGCAATGATGAGGCAGCCGAGATGTGGAGTGAAGGACTCTGTTCAGCACAAGTTTCTAAAGTTTTCCATTCTAGGTAAATCTGCTCTTTGTTGCGTTCCCAAAACACGTCCCAGTAAACCTCGCGCAGGGATCTGCAGAATTGCTGTGTTTCCCATGATCCCGCTGATTCCACAACAACTGTCACTGCGCTCCCAAAGTGATTCATTACACGAAGTGCTTTGAGATATTGTGTTCTGATaatgtgcgatataaatgcaaatactAGTCTGTCACAAGAGAGGTGTTAATGAAGAAATGTGAGCCTCTTCCTGTTGGTTTTCTCTCCCACATATCCTCACATGTTTTTGCAGCAGATCTTTACAGTAACTGTAGACTATATCCCTTCTTAGTGGACATTCATTTGAAATCTGATTTAAAATATTTCCAAATCTACTTCTGCCCTTAGTGATTATTTTGCCTTCAATATCCTTTTCTTTCTCGAGTGAAAatataaaatgtatttttaataTTGACCCACAAAGAAGTTGAgagattcccccacccccccacccctgttGTCTTACCTGTTTAAGGTTACTCCTGGCCTCTTTTTTCCCCTTCAACATGCAGCTTCCGTCAGACGGGCCAGATTTGCCCATTGGCTGTGACTGCAACCATCACTGCAACTACATCATTTTTTCTGCATGTCTCTGTCTCAGCCATCAATACCCATCTTATCTTCCAGCTCCTCTCTGCCAGTTGTGCAGTGCCTcatgatgtttcactacattaaagatgctatataaatacaagttgttgttgttattgttggtgACTGTCTGTGTGTGGTCCATGCCTTGCTCTTGCATCCCTCAATCTctaactttcactctctctctgtctgtctctctctctcaccctctctctctctgtctctctctctctctctgtctcactctctctctctgtctctctctctctgtctcgctctctctctgtctgtctctcactctctctctctgtctcactctctctgtctctctctctctgtctctctccctctctctctgtctctctcactctctctgtctcactctctctctctctgtctctctcactctctctgtctcactctctctgtctctctctctctgtctcactctctgtctctctctctctctctgtttctctccccctctctctctctgtctctctcactctctctgtctctctctctctgtctccctctctgtctctctctctgtgtctcactctctctgtctctctctctctctgtctccctctctctctctctcactctctctgtctccctctctctctcactctctctctctctgtctcactctctctctgtctccctctctctctctcactctctcactctctctgtctccctctctctctcactctctctctctgtctcactctctctgtctctctctctctgtctccctctctctctctctctcactctctctgtctccctctctctctctctctctcactctctccctctctctctcactctctctctgtctcactctctctctctgtctcactctctctgtctcactctctctgtctctctctctcgctgtctccctctctctctcactctctctctctgtctcactctctctgtctctctctctctctgtctccctctctctctctcactctctctgtctccctctctctctcactctccctctctctctctcactctctctgtctctctctctctctcactctctctctctctgtctcactctctctgtctctcactctctccctctctctctctgtctccctctctctctctctctcactttctctgtctctctctctctgtcaccctctctctctctctcactctctctgtctcactctctctgtctctctctctctctgtctccctctctctctcactctctctgtctccctctctctctcactctctctctctctgtctctctctctctctgtctccctctctctctctcactctctctgtctccctcactctctctgtctctctctgcctctctcactctctctctctctctctctctctctctctctctctctctcattccccgtcCTCCTTATTTCCCACTCAGTCCCTCCTTCTGCACCACCTCCCTCTCGTTCttaagtctctctctttctctgtctctcttttctctctctctctttctcgatctCTAAATCATCCTCCCTTCATTTCCCTGGGTCACCGCTCAGTGTCTCCTGCATCACCACACTCtcactcttgtctctctctctctcattctctctctctctacctacacTTCTCCCTCTTGCATGCCTCATTTCTCAGTCTATCTTCTCCCTCTACCATTCCACATCCCAGTGCTTTTCAGTAGCGTGAGTTCTCACTCTGCATTCTTTTACAGGACGCTGGCGGAGAAAACATTTAACTTATCGAATCTTAAACTACACGCCAGACATGACTCGTAGTGGGGTTGAAAAAGCCATACAAGCAGCATTCAAGTACTGGACTGATGTCACTCCCCTCACTTTTCAAGCCATCAAGAGCGGACACGCTGACATTATGATCCGATTTGCTCGGGGAAGCCATGGAGATAACGTGCAATTCGATGGGCCAGGTAGGAGAAGTACAAGGGCCCTGTGGCTGGCAGATAGGAGTGAGACCTGCTTTAGGGGCAGTATAGGCCTGAGTGAGATCTGAATGGAGTAATGGGCCAAAAAGGTGAGCCCACCTTGACCTCAGTGGACTCAATTAGGCAGGGTTTGGATTTTTTGATCAAGGATTTTAGTTGAGAAAAGCACCAGAATCCAGTCTGACAAACATTGGCAATGGAAAGTGTAATgcatttgctccatgggttctttgcttaagaattctttgtaacacattgctattaagaactagttggtttattaacaaaggtttaacaatcacacgacacattaccggttcatccaccaggctcacaactacatacctcatcgtggatcccccgaacccaactggctggagttttattgagtctcgtgagcatcacatgactggctaagccactcccaacaaacagctctacaactattttggttaacagataaagccgagtgcccccaaAGGGGGCACTAGAatccacaaattaacaataaaactttgtgaacctgaaacagtcaaattaaaatgtggttgccgggggtgacgacgcactccagtccctccggcacccacttctcgcggaaggccgcgagcgtaccggtggacaccgcgtgctccatctccgcgTCAACAGCTcgacaagcctgtgagcatactcacagatgcatacattacagaaaGGGCCTTTACAGTTGTGCAGTGTTAGTGAATCAAATCCAGGTCTAAATTTGATAGGCTGATTTGAAAGtccagagggaggccatttggggTCAGTTGCAGTTCGCCTCAattcgacccccccccccctgcctcccacCCACAATTACTTGAGTGAAAGAAGAACTGGAAGATAGAGCTATCAATTTTCATTCAGTAGAAGTAAGAATCACCCATTCGAGATGAAAAtagaaactgcagatgctggaaatctgaaataaaaacagaaactgctgcaaGTACAAagcagcatctgaaaagagaatgACAGGAATCCGTTTTTAAATGTTGCCTTTAAGTGTAGTTCAGTTGCCCACTAAGAAGGGACATAGTCGACAGTGACTGCAAGCACCTTCTGCAGCAGCACGCGAGGGTATGTGGGACAGGCGGCCAGCAGGAAGATGCTTGAGTTTCTTCATTGGCACCTCTCTTCTAAAATCGCCGTAAATTTACGACAAAGCGTACGCTAGATTTGgaccctctgtgtgtctcacttTGTTCTCCAGGTCGCACCCTCGCACACGCGTTCATCCCCGAGGATGGACGGGTCCATTTTGATGAAGATGAGACGTGGACAGAAGGAACGGGTCGAGGGATAAACCTGAGGCTGGTTGCAGCCCATGAGATTGGACATGCCCTCGGACTTGGCCACTCCAAGGTCTACAGGGCCCTGATGGCACCATTCTACGCTGGGTATAAGCCCGTTTTCAAGCTGCACTCCGATGACGTGCGGGGAGTACAAGCTCTATATGGTGAGTAACAGCCACTTGCCTCAGCGACATCTCGTCCATTTTCCTCTCACAAGCCCAGAGGCACTGAGGCGAATTGTAACAATCCCCAACTGAGATCGGCAATCTCAGCACAGTCCCGTGATTGAGGCTGGGCCCTTTCTCAGCTCTTTCctgcttgtgtcagctgtggctcagtgggtagcacctcgcctcggagtcagaaggttgtgggttcaagtcccactccagggacctgagcacataaatctaggctgacactccagtgcggtgctgagggagtgctgcactgtcggagggtcagtactgagggaacgctacactgtcggagggtcagtactgagggagtgctacactgtcggagggtcagtactgagggagtgctgcgctgtcggagggtcagtactgagggagtgctacactgtcagagggtcagtactgagggagtgctacactgtcggagggtcagtactgagggagtgctgcattgtcggaggggcagtactgagggagtgctacactttaggagggtcagtactgagggagtgctgcactgtcagagggtcagtactgagggagtgctacactgtcggagggtcagtactgagggagtgctacactgtcggagggtcagtactgagggagtgcgacactgtcggaggggcagtactgagggagcgctgcactgtcggaggggcagtactgaaggagttctgcactgtcggagggtcagtactgagggagtgctgcactgtcggaggtgctgtcttttggatgagacattaaaccgaggccccgtctgctctctcaggtggatgtaaaagatcccacggcactatttcgaagaagagcaggggagttatccctggtgtcctgggactaaatatttatccctcaatcaacataacgaaaacagattatctggtcattatcacattgctgtttgtgggagcttgctgcataaattggctgccgtgtttc encodes the following:
- the mmp19 gene encoding matrix metalloproteinase-19 isoform X2 produces the protein MDKAAEKSDTPVVQREDFIEALRSAQAMFGLPLTGTLDRNTLAMMRQPRCGVKDSVQHKFLKFSILGRWRRKHLTYRILNYTPDMTRSGVEKAIQAAFKYWTDVTPLTFQAIKSGHADIMIRFARGSHGDNVQFDGPGRTLAHAFIPEDGRVHFDEDETWTEGTGRGINLRLVAAHEIGHALGLGHSKVYRALMAPFYAGYKPVFKLHSDDVRGVQALYGERESDSDSTILAPPQITTSMPPTSGQPDPCTADLDAFILSPSQKGYAFKGDYVWIVSEHNGAGHPIKINRLWKELPGNLDAAVHSQYTGRTYFFKGEKMWQYRKFVLQKGFPRSVRHYGLPPNPQAAFQWPGKRKIFIFQGDGCWLWDEKSRNNLGSSPKNIGNLLTRTPSNLDAAIAWRNGAIYLFRADQYWRVNNRLMAEAGYPNSKPKVWMQCV